The following is a genomic window from Pseudothermotoga thermarum DSM 5069.
TGTGAATGTTTTTCAAGTTCCTTAACGCGTTTTATCACTTCGTCTTCCTCAAGAAGATCTATTTTGTTGGCAACAACGATTAAGGCTTTTTTGACAAGTTCTTCGCTGTATTTTGCAAGTTCATCCATGATAGTATCGTAATCCTTCAAAAATGATCTTCCTTCAGTTTCCGCAATGTCCACAACGTGTGCCAAGACTCCGCATCTTTCGATGTGGCGCAAGAACAAATTACCCAAGCCCAAGCCTTTGTGCGCACCTTCGATCAAACCTGGGATGTCGGCTAGGACGAATTCGTTAAGTTCGTCTATTTTCACAACACCAAGGTTTGGAACAAGTGTTGTGAATGGATATGGCGCTATCTTTGGTTTTGCGTTGCTCATCGCTGCAATTAAAGAAGATTTTCCAACGTTTGGAAAACCAACTAGTCCAACGTCGGCAAGAAGTTTAAGTTCAAGTTCAAGCCAGCGGCTTTCTCCTTCATCTCCGTTTTCGGCTATCATCGGGGCTCTTAAAACACTGTTGGCAAAGTGAACGTTGCCCCTGCCGCCTTTTCCACCTCTTGCAACACAAACCATCATGCCGTCTTTATCAAGGTCTGCTAAAATTTCTCCGGTTTCAGCATCGCGAACGACAGTTCCAACAGGAACATCTATTATCAAATCCTCGCCGTTTTTACCAGCCATCTTTTTTCCTTTGCCGTTTTCGCCGCTCGGAGCGATGAACTTTCTTTGGTATTTGAAGTTAAGCAAAGTGGAAAGGTTGGCGTTGGCTCTCAGGATGACAAAACCGCCATCCCCGCCGTCTCCGCCGTCCGGACCACCTTTTGGCACATACTTTTCCCTTCTAAAACTGACAGCGCCGTTTCCGCCATCTCCGCCTTTGACAAATATTTTGACCTTGTCAACGAAATCTTCTTTGTTCAAATCGGGTCACCTCACCACAGAATAAATTTTACTATGGCTTTGGAATTACACTCGATAATTATTTTCCAACGAAGGACCTGTCAACTTAAGAAGGAAAACTGCACTAATAGAAGAAATGGAAATAGCCACTTAACTATGTCCTCATCCCTCCTCTTGTACCATAACCTGCTTATGTTAAAACGCCTCAGCCTGTACCTTTTTATCCCTATCACACTCTCAACAAGACTTCTTTCCCCAAACCTCTCATGCTCGTGTTCCCAATATCCCATATTCTTTTTTCTCGCTTCCCAGTACCATGGCCCTGCTTTGCCTTTCTCTCGTGTCTTACTGACCAACGCATAGATCACTTTCTTCCTCTTAACCTCATTTATGTTCACCTTCATCTCGTCTATAGCTACTACTGCTTTGCCTTCTATCTTCTCAGCATTCATCCTTGTCCACCATTTCCTCAAGGCTTCATGACTGACTCCAATTATGGCTGCTGCCTTCCTTAATGCAAGTTCATACTTTCGCCTCATGTGGAACTCTTTGTCTTTGAAAAAGGTTTGGTATAATTTGGTATAGGTACTCGGTGATATTTGTTGTTGTAACTTTCATATTCACGGGAACCTCCTTTCGGTGAGAAGAGTTGGTTCCCGTTTATTTTATCGTATTTCCCGGCTTAAGTTGACACCTCCAAAGTACATCGCAGAAAAGCTGAAGGGTAAAGGTAATGTGGTCATCATTGAAGGAATACCCTCACCAATCAACGAAGAAAGAGTCAAAGCTTTCAAGGATGCTCTTGCACCTTATCCTGATATTAAGATAATAGCTCAGCAACCTGGATATTGGAACAGAGAAAAAGCCTTTGAAGTCATGCAAACGTTGCTTACCAAGTTCCCCAAGATCGACGCTGTATGGACCGGTGATGACGATATGCTTTATGGAGTCTTGCTAGCCCTGCAACAAGCTGGTAGAGCAAAGGATATAGTTTTGGTTGGTGGTGCATGCGAAAAGAACATGGTCAAAAGAATCATGGATGGCGATCCACTGATAGAAGTCAACTTCACTTATCCACCAAACATGATAGCTACGGCAATTAACTTGGCTGTTATGGCTCTTCGTGGAGAATCGCTGAACGGATTCTACCAAAGAGGTATTCCGAGAAAGATAATCCTTGCAACGGAAATGGTTACAAGAGAAAATGCTCATTTGTATTACTTCCCAGATTCCGTGTTCTAATTTGAAAGAATAAAAGCGGGGGATAATCTCCCCCGCTTTTTGGAGGTGCTGTAATGAAGATAGGATTTTTAACGGTTGCTTTAGGAAATACAAAGCTTGAAGAGATAGTGCCATGGGCTGCAAGCGTAGGTTTTGAAGCATTAGAAGTAGCAGCCTGGCCACTTGTGAATGAAAGAGATTTTTCGTCAACAACCATAAATGTTGAAGGATTAACAAAAAGTAAGGCGGAGGAAATAAAAGCGCTTTTTGAAAAGTATGGTCTTATCATTTCATCTTTGGCTTATTATGACAACAACTTGGATGCTAATGAAGAGAAAAGAAAAACAATCAACGAACATTTAAAGAAAGTCATAGACGCGGCTAGTATGCTTGGTGTTGAACTAGTTGGAACTTTTATAGGAAGGGATATCAGAA
Proteins encoded in this region:
- the obgE gene encoding GTPase ObgE; its protein translation is MNKEDFVDKVKIFVKGGDGGNGAVSFRREKYVPKGGPDGGDGGDGGFVILRANANLSTLLNFKYQRKFIAPSGENGKGKKMAGKNGEDLIIDVPVGTVVRDAETGEILADLDKDGMMVCVARGGKGGRGNVHFANSVLRAPMIAENGDEGESRWLELELKLLADVGLVGFPNVGKSSLIAAMSNAKPKIAPYPFTTLVPNLGVVKIDELNEFVLADIPGLIEGAHKGLGLGNLFLRHIERCGVLAHVVDIAETEGRSFLKDYDTIMDELAKYSEELVKKALIVVANKIDLLEEDEVIKRVKELEKHSQKEVIPVSALARINIDTLKRRLYQLVGESRLARKPKEAPPFEKPKPIRRKIEEKFDYEIRKVEDGFEVYGEAIEKWLNRYPIENKHAMARFLELLEKNHLSERLKQMGAKDGDTVYIYGYAFEYHE
- a CDS encoding substrate-binding domain-containing protein, which produces MRRVGSRLFYRISRLKLTPPKYIAEKLKGKGNVVIIEGIPSPINEERVKAFKDALAPYPDIKIIAQQPGYWNREKAFEVMQTLLTKFPKIDAVWTGDDDMLYGVLLALQQAGRAKDIVLVGGACEKNMVKRIMDGDPLIEVNFTYPPNMIATAINLAVMALRGESLNGFYQRGIPRKIILATEMVTRENAHLYYFPDSVF